A genomic window from candidate division WOR-3 bacterium includes:
- a CDS encoding V-type ATPase subunit, with translation MIKGTEDTRYAFVNGIVRAKEAKFLKKSHFDRLIDAGIDNFRPILSDTVYTGTGEFLDLLTDIEKQERHFFDKYCLHYEIKEMITLPEAIHNLKVKLKNGETRLLYDLDISALESSTEIIEIISEHLKHKNSFILSTELDKFLCKKLWEFSKVSQFFVEYFKIYFDLENIRSFFRARQFENSFEIFKQVYIEYGSIPKKIFLENLNKDLRTIIRAFRNTIYGYIVEQGGTYLETQGSFLRLERLCDEMRLSFLKLTRYFTFGVEPLFGYYQFKLSEIKRLRQVYMGKQYNIPSPQLKESIPDVW, from the coding sequence ATGATTAAAGGAACTGAAGATACCCGATATGCCTTTGTTAATGGCATTGTCCGCGCGAAAGAAGCAAAATTTTTAAAAAAAAGTCATTTTGATAGGCTCATTGATGCCGGAATTGATAACTTCCGGCCAATCCTTAGTGATACGGTCTATACCGGCACCGGTGAATTTCTTGATCTGCTTACTGATATAGAAAAACAGGAAAGGCACTTTTTTGATAAATATTGTTTACATTATGAAATTAAAGAAATGATAACTTTACCCGAGGCAATACATAATCTAAAGGTAAAATTAAAGAATGGGGAGACCAGGTTATTATATGACCTTGATATATCAGCATTGGAATCTTCAACCGAAATAATTGAAATAATTTCTGAACACCTCAAACATAAAAATAGTTTTATTCTGTCAACAGAACTTGATAAATTCCTTTGTAAAAAACTCTGGGAATTTTCAAAGGTCTCGCAGTTTTTTGTAGAATATTTTAAAATCTATTTTGACTTAGAAAATATCCGCAGTTTCTTCCGTGCAAGACAGTTTGAAAATTCGTTTGAAATATTTAAGCAGGTTTATATTGAATATGGTAGTATTCCTAAAAAGATATTTTTAGAAAATCTAAATAAAGATCTGCGCACGATTATTAGAGCATTTCGTAATACTATATATGGTTATATCGTGGAACAGGGTGGTACCTACTTGGAAACTCAGGGTTCATTTCTAAGACTTGAACGACTCTGTGATGAAATGAGACTTTCATTTTTGAAATTAACAAGATACTTTACATTTGGAGTGGAACCATTGTTTGGTTATTATCAATTCAAATTGAGTGAAA
- a CDS encoding DPP IV N-terminal domain-containing protein — MNIASKFMELAIVNIDGTNFQVLTNDTFPDFAPAISPDGKFIAFESVRERNRDIYIMEIESRKLTRLTEHPADDYSPTWSPDGKRVAFISDRDGHSHIYVINADGTGLFQLTKGEFEVWPGISWSPR; from the coding sequence AATGAATATTGCGAGTAAATTTATGGAGCTTGCTATTGTCAATATCGATGGTACTAATTTCCAGGTTTTAACCAACGATACCTTTCCTGATTTTGCGCCGGCAATTTCACCGGATGGAAAGTTTATTGCCTTTGAGTCGGTCCGGGAACGGAACAGGGATATTTATATAATGGAAATTGAAAGTAGAAAACTAACCCGATTAACTGAACATCCTGCGGATGATTATTCACCTACCTGGTCGCCGGATGGTAAGCGTGTTGCCTTTATATCGGATCGTGATGGTCATTCGCATATTTATGTGATCAATGCTGATGGGACAGGGTTGTTTCAATTGACCAAAGGTGAGTTTGAAGTCTGGCCCGGCATTTCCTGGTCCCCGAGATAA
- a CDS encoding L-serine ammonia-lyase: MESIRELYRVGKGPSSSHTMGPSTAARIFKEKNPDALSYRVTLYGSLAATGKGHLTEQAIKEILPPQNTTIIFKKETFLPQHPNGMLFEAKKKNGKKVKWLVFSIGGGAIRDLKSINKYKKIYPHKSFEEINDFCSKKGITLYEYVFKYEGKEIKKFLSAIWKSMQDAIRRGIKTEGILPGPLKLERKAASIFIKSCNSRGLMERISRVFSYALAVAEENADGGIIVTAPTCGSSGVLPAVFKYLSENYKFSEEKIINALAIAGLFGNLVKHNASISGAEVGCQGEIGTACSMAAAGATYLLGGSIKQMEYAAEMALEHHLGLTCDPVAGMVQVPCIERNAMAAERALDCAVYALQTDGTHKISFDEVVRIMKQTGMDLKIQYRETSGAGLATLLKNKKLTRG, translated from the coding sequence ATGGAGTCTATAAGGGAATTATACAGAGTTGGTAAAGGACCTTCAAGCAGTCATACAATGGGACCTTCAACCGCCGCAAGGATTTTCAAAGAAAAAAATCCTGATGCCTTAAGTTATCGTGTAACACTTTATGGTAGCCTTGCTGCAACAGGAAAGGGACATCTCACAGAACAGGCAATCAAAGAGATATTGCCTCCCCAGAATACAACGATCATTTTTAAGAAAGAAACATTTCTACCTCAACACCCTAATGGTATGCTTTTTGAGGCAAAAAAAAAGAATGGTAAAAAAGTTAAATGGCTTGTCTTTTCAATAGGTGGGGGCGCCATTCGCGACCTTAAATCAATCAATAAATATAAAAAAATCTATCCCCACAAAAGTTTTGAGGAAATCAATGATTTTTGTTCAAAGAAGGGAATTACTTTATATGAATATGTATTTAAGTACGAAGGTAAAGAAATCAAAAAATTTCTATCGGCTATCTGGAAATCAATGCAGGACGCGATTAGAAGAGGAATAAAGACAGAAGGAATACTTCCAGGACCGTTAAAGCTGGAAAGGAAGGCAGCATCTATTTTTATAAAGTCCTGTAATAGTCGTGGATTGATGGAAAGGATAAGCCGGGTATTTTCCTATGCCCTTGCTGTCGCTGAAGAAAATGCTGATGGTGGAATCATAGTCACTGCACCAACCTGTGGTTCAAGCGGAGTATTGCCCGCGGTATTCAAATATCTAAGCGAAAATTATAAATTTTCTGAAGAAAAAATTATAAACGCCCTTGCGATTGCCGGACTTTTTGGCAATCTTGTAAAACACAATGCCTCAATCTCTGGTGCTGAGGTTGGGTGCCAGGGAGAGATCGGAACCGCCTGCTCAATGGCCGCAGCAGGTGCAACATATCTCTTAGGTGGAAGTATCAAGCAAATGGAATATGCTGCTGAAATGGCGCTTGAACACCATCTTGGTCTTACCTGTGATCCGGTTGCAGGAATGGTTCAGGTTCCATGCATAGAAAGAAATGCAATGGCAGCGGAAAGGGCATTGGATTGTGCGGTATATGCACTTCAAACTGATGGAACTCATAAGATCTCTTTTGATGAGGTTGTGAGAATAATGAAGCAAACTGGAATGGATTTAAAAATTCAATACCGGGAGACTTCTGGTGCGGGTCTTGCAACACTTCTTAAGAATAAAAAATTAACCAGAGGTTAA